In Streptomyces rapamycinicus NRRL 5491, the genomic stretch CCGCGCCGCCACTGGTCCACCCACTGCGCGCTGAAGGTGTACACCGAGTGCCGGTGCATGGTGGCGTTGTCCGGGGTTATGCCGTGCGCTTCCAGCAGCCGCCAGGCGGTCTCCGGCCGGTTCAGCTCCTCGATGCTCTCACCCGGCAGCCGCATGAATTCCCAACGGCGGTGTTCCAAGCCGCCGGAGACCACCGTGGTCGGCCGGGCCGGGTCGCAGATCTGGAGGTTGTTCGGCCGGAACTCGCGTGGCTCGTTCAGCACCAGGTCGCAGAGCAGCCAGTCGTAGAAGAACCCCAGGCCGGTCACCGTGGATCCGATGGCACGGCGCACCGCGCTGTTCGCGCCGTCGCAGCCCACTACCCAGGAGGCGGTGACCTGGCGCCGGCCGGCGGTGACCTCCACATGGTCATCCCGTTCGACGCAGTCGGTCACCTCCACGCCGCGCAGCAGCCGCAGGTTCGGCAGCCGCTCGGCCCTTTCCTGCAACACCCGCTCCAGCGCCGGCTGGTGGAAGACCACCGACCTCGGCCAGCCGGCCGAGCCGGGCGGGTCGCCGGCCAGCTCCAGGCGCATCAGCACCTGGCCGTCGGCGGTGTGGAACTCGTAGTCGACCGCCGGGTCCCCGACCTCGTGCAGCCGGTCCCCGATCCCGGCGGCCGCCAGGTACCGCGCGGTCTCCCCGTCGAAGTGCACCGCCCGCGGGAAGGGGTACGGCCGCTCGTAGCGCTCCAGCACGGTCACCCGCCAGCCCTCTTGGGCCAGCAGCGTCGCCGTCAGCTGGCCGACCGGGCCCCAGCCGACCACCAGCACGTCGCAGTCGGTTTTCACCGGAACGCCTCGATGTGGTCGGCGGCCCACTCCCGGTACGACCGCGGCGGTCGGCCCAGTACTTCCGCCACCGCACCGTCGACCCGCACCAGGCTCTCGTCGGTGTTGCGCAACATGGTCAGCATCGCGTCGGCGACCGCCGGCGGGTAGTGCAGTCGGTCCACCATCGCCGCCCGGGCCAGCGCCTCCGGCAGTTCCTCGAACGCCACCGGCTCGCCGAGCAGGTCGGCGAGCACGGTCACCTGCTCGGCGACCGTGATCACCTCGCCGCCGGTCAGCGTGTGCACACGAGACCGGTGCGGGGCCGGATCCGCCAGCACCCGGGCGGCCACCTCGCCCACGTCCCGGGGGTCCACCGCCGAGCTGCGGAAGTCCCCGCCGAAGGCCCGCACCACCCGCTCGGCGCGCACCGACGGCACCCACGGCAGCGTGTTGGACATGAACGTGCCGCCGCGCAGCACCGTCCAGTCCAGGCCGGAGCCCTGGACCACCGCCTCCGCCGCCAGGTTGAC encodes the following:
- a CDS encoding bifunctional 3-(3-hydroxy-phenyl)propionate/3-hydroxycinnamic acid hydroxylase; the encoded protein is MKTDCDVLVVGWGPVGQLTATLLAQEGWRVTVLERYERPYPFPRAVHFDGETARYLAAAGIGDRLHEVGDPAVDYEFHTADGQVLMRLELAGDPPGSAGWPRSVVFHQPALERVLQERAERLPNLRLLRGVEVTDCVERDDHVEVTAGRRQVTASWVVGCDGANSAVRRAIGSTVTGLGFFYDWLLCDLVLNEPREFRPNNLQICDPARPTTVVSGGLEHRRWEFMRLPGESIEELNRPETAWRLLEAHGITPDNATMHRHSVYTFSAQWVDQWRRGRILLAGDAAHLMPPFAGQGMCAGIRDAANLTWKLDLVLRGRGAPALLESYAVERAGHLRHFIGYAIELGKMVCELDPAAAAVRDTMLLARAADPEAEKPPQLSGVPLNEGLLSGAGPGAGAYMPQGRVTGTAGTGRFDDVAGRGFVFLTDQDPAALLDDADREFLADIGTRLVRVVPAGTPVGEGEVADDDGVYLPFLAESSAVALVVRPDFYVFGSAADRVSAAELVGDLRRGLLSATPQRSLSGGPV
- a CDS encoding NAD(P)H-binding protein, whose translation is MILVTGATGAVGGEVVDRLLERGEKVRVLTRNPEGARRWAKAVDVVTGDLADPGSLGAALDGVERAFLLLVLPGVPQAGPIVAAVRDAGVRHVALLSSIRAGSARDSAIKQVNLAAEAVVQGSGLDWTVLRGGTFMSNTLPWVPSVRAERVVRAFGGDFRSSAVDPRDVGEVAARVLADPAPHRSRVHTLTGGEVITVAEQVTVLADLLGEPVAFEELPEALARAAMVDRLHYPPAVADAMLTMLRNTDESLVRVDGAVAEVLGRPPRSYREWAADHIEAFR